The nucleotide sequence TCCGCAAACGCTTTCTGAAACTCCGGATGGTCGTAGCGAGGTTCACGAAATTGAGCATCGCCCTTCCCAGGAATACGGCCGATATTCACCATCGGTATGCGATCTCTCAGGAATGACGGAATCGCAATTTGTTCCGGCTGAAATGAATAGTTAGAGAGTTGAACCCGGAAGGCGACTCGTAGCCCCTTGCGCTTGGCGGCGTCGAAGGTGAGAGCCCAAACAGGGTCGAGGTCAAGGCGTCCGGGGCGCGATTGCACGTTCCGCCAATCGCAGCGGATGTAAAGCACATCGACGAAGGGGAGGCTCGACATCTTTTCGACGTGCTGCTCAAGAGTTTCCCGTCCCGCTCGCGCCGCGAGAGACGGGCCACTCTCCTCCCATGCGTAGCCGATCAGTCCCAATCCTGGATTTCGCTGCGGCCGCTCGGATGGAGTTGTAAATAGAACGGTCTGCCAGCCCTGATCCTGTTCGATGTCAAATGGGCCTTGATCCAGGCGTTGCGGGGAAGATGGGCCAACTCCGAAATCGTAGAATTTCGTTCCAACATTGGCGTGAGCGATGGCAGGTAATAAGACGGCGCTCTTTAATAGGTCTCGACGACGCATTCGAGTGGTCCCCCTCGTTAATTTCGACCTCGCAGCGCCCGCAAACTACAGAATCTGCCATTGCAATCCATGGCTCACCCGGGAAATTTGATTCCCGCGAGGCTTTCGTTTACCTTACCATAGTTTCGATTACTTTCTTTCTGAGTCATTCTCAATTCAGGTGCCGCATGAATTCGCACGATTTTGTAGAACAGGGCTGGCTGGAAGAGCTCGGCAAGTCTCAGGCAGTTGTGGCTGAAATGCTGGCACGAAATCCAGAAGAGCAAAAGCGCCTGGGTTACTTTCACACGCTCCGCGAGATATGTCAGCAACCTGGGACATGGATGCACACCGCGAAGTTGTTGCAAGGATCGGCCCGTGAAATATCGCCGCTCCTCAAAGGAATTTCGAGCCTGGTACTCTCCGGTTCGGGCAGTTCTGAATTTGCCGGCGACTGCGTGCGGATGGTTTTGCAAAAAGAACTTGTCATCGACACTCAGTCGATCGCAGGGGGTACCCTGCTCACGCATGGCAGGAGCGCGGTCCCCGTCGGGAGACCTGGGTTGATGGTGTCAATTGCGCGATCGGGCGATAGTCCTGAGAGCGTCGGCGCGCTCGAGTTGATGCTCAAAACCGAGCCTGACTTTCGTCACCTGGTCTTGACGTGTAACCGGCAGGGAAGTCTAGTCAACAATTTCCGCACGGACTCCCGAGTGACCGTAATCACTCTTGACGAGTCCACCAACGACCAAAGCCTGGTCATGACCAGCAGCTTTACCAACCTGGTGATCGCAGCGCGTTTCCTTGGTTTAATCGATGAATCCAGTCGCTACCGCTCGATCTGTGATGGCCTCAGTCGCGCCGCTGCGGGATTATTGCGCGATCACTTCGGCACCTTGGCGGCGGCTGGTAAAGCCTCTTTCCGTCGTGTGCTTTTTCTGGGAAGTGGCTCGCGTTTCGCCGCTGCCCGCGAAGCCTCGTTGAAGATGCTGGAAATGACAGCGGGACGCGTCACCGCCTCTTGCGAAACCTACCTCGGCCTGCGTCATGGACCCATGAGCGCCGTTAACGAGGAGACTCTGATTGTCGGCTTCTTGTCTACCGCACCCCAGGCACGAGCCTATGAATCGGACGTTCTGCGAGAACTTGCGCGAAAGCAGCTGGGGCTTTTTCGAATTATTGCCGGTAAGGGCGTCCCGCCGGACCTGGTTCGCGCGGGAGATGTGTTGATCCCCTATGACAGCAGCGACGAACTGGAAGATGACAACGTCACCGTTCTAGACGTGGTCGTTGGCCAGATATTGGCCTTTTCCCGATGTCTCCACGAGGGGCTTCAGCCTGATTCGCCGTCTCAATCCGGAGTCATTCAACGGGTGGTGCAAAGTTTCGCATTGCACCTCCCTTCCTAGGCGTCATTCCGCCTGCGCGGTTGCGGTTTATGTCGAATACTTTCTTTTTATTGTTTTGAAGCTTGCCTTTGTTTGCGCCTTGCGATACAAGAGTGGGTATTCAGTAGCCCGTCTTCCGTTCAGGAGAGCCCGATGAATCTCAAGAAGTTCCTGGTCTGCTCGCTCATGGTTGTGCTTAGTCTTGCATGCGCCCCGTCGCTTGTTGCTCAAGGCACAGATTTAGGCACGCTTCGCGGCCTGGTCACCGATGCCACCGGCGCTGCCATTCCGCGCGCCAAGGTCGTGATTCTCGACCTCGCGACCAATACCTCGCGTGAGACGACGACCAATTCGCAAGGTGAGTACCAAATGTTCGGGCTTAGGGCGGGCAACTACAAAGTCACGGTGTCGGCCGCCGGCATGGGCACAACCGACGTGACGGGAATTGTCTTGAATGGGAGCGCCACGGTGAGCGCGAATGCCACACTGAAGGTGGCGAGCAACGTGGATACGATTGAAGTGGTCGCTGTGGGCTCTACCATCAACACGGAGAATCAGACGATCAGTGACACGATCACGAACCGCGCGGTCGTCGACCTTCCTCGCGACAGTCGCGATGTGTACTCGTTTCTTTATCTCAACCCCAACATCACGCAAGCCGGGTCCAGCGACAACGTGGACTTTAAATTTCTCGGCGGCCAAAGCTATGGTGCAAATTTTTCGGTCGACGGGCAGCGCTCCAATGGCGGAATCTTTGGCGCGCCCACGAACAGCCAGCCTTCGATAGAAGCGGTGGGCGAAATCAATGTCCTGACCAACGATTTCAGCGCAGAATATGGCGGCATTGCCAACATTCGGGTAAACACGAAACGCGGCAGTGCGGGTTATCACGGCTCGATTTTTTACAACAACAGTAACTCGGCGCTGGCTGCATGGACGCTGGCGGATATTGCGGCGAAAGGGGAATTTGCTCCAACGCCCTTTCAAAGCAAATACCCGAATCCATACTTCAATCTCACAGACGTCGGTGGATCACTAGGCGGACCCATTCCGGGATTGAAAAAAACGTGGTTCTTCACCGCCTATGAGCGCAATTGGGAGATCTCACCCGTACGTGTGTCGGCGACCAACCTCCCTCACCCGAGTCTCTACACGGGCGATTTTTCGCTGGTGGACGACGCCAACAAGCCGGCTGTCCCCGGGGACGTTACGCTGACTCCGGAGGAGATGGCGAACGACACGGTCGGAGGGCTTGGGCAAAAGTTCATCACGATTCCAACGCGCCTTCTGAATCCCACCGTTCAAAGTTTGATTGGCACGTATTTTCCGAAGATCGGCCTCTCCGCTCCAATCAATTTGGTCACAGGCGCGATTAACGGACCGGACGATCTGACCGGATACCAGACCCAGCTTTCTGGCAGGTTGGTTCGTGATCGGGGCACCTTGCGTGTTGACCACGATTTTAGCGACCGCGATCATGTCAATGCTGTCTACAACGCATTGGCTCTTACTTCGGCTCGTCCGCTTGTCCAAAACCCCTATACCGGACTAGGTCTTCAGCAACTTGAATCCCGAAACAACACGCTTTCCTTTTCCTACACGCATGCCTTCAGCGCCAATGTGATCAATGAAGCGCGCGGAGGATTCAACAAGGAACGGCTACAGCGCCACAGCAATACCACGCTCGAAGGCTTTCTCTCCGGGATCGGATTCGATCAGTCTGACATCGACGCGTATGGAGCGGTCGTCGGTACGTCCAAGTTGACGACACATGGGCACCCGGCCGTACAGTTCGGCCGGAACTTTGCAATATTTCAGAATGGCGGACGAAATACAGACCGTCCTATGGATCAGAACCTGGCAACATTCGGAGACACTCTGACCTGGGTCGTCAGAAAACACACTCTCAAGATGGGCGCCGATTTCGTTCGCAACCAGGCGCTCGATGGTTTTGCTGTGAATCGCGGCAATGTTAGAGGCTTGGTCAGCTACGGAAGCGCCCGGAGCATTGATCCGTTCGCGAAGTTTCTTCTGGGAGAGCCGGCCAACACGGTCTCGTACGTAAACTTCCCGAGGCCACCCATGGACGTATCTAACTGGGAGCAAGGCTTCTTCGTCCAAGACGATTGGAAGGTCACGCCGCGCCTGACTGTGAACATGGGCCTGCGTTACGAATTGATCACGCCGTTTGTTGAAAGCCATGATCTACTGGCGAACTTCGATCCCAACTTTGTGGATTCCAACACGGGAACGAAAGGTCGCTTCGTCATTCCTTCGGATCGAACGCGGGCATTTCTAGATCCTCGCATCCTAGGTCAGTTTAATGTGGTGAACGCGAGCCAGGCTGGCCTGAACATTGGCCGCGGATTGGTACGCACCGACAAGAACAACTTCGCTCCGAGAATCGGCGCCGCGTTTCGCTTGACGGACAAGTCGGTTATTCGAGGAGGATATGGTCTCTTTTACCCGACCTCGGCTGCACAGGGTATTCGCGATCCAATCGGGACCAACCCGTTCAATCAGGGGCTGACCAAGGCTTCCGATCCGGACGCTGGCAACTTCCTTTCGCCGTGGCCGGGATTTGAGCACGGTTTCAGTCCCCTGACAGGCGGTTCCCTGACCACAAATTTCGCCTCCCTGCCTTCGATCAACGCGGTGCCGGTTGGTCTTGAGCAGCCACGCATTCAGCAGTACAACGTAACTTACGAACGCGAGCTTACC is from Acidobacteriota bacterium and encodes:
- a CDS encoding SIS domain-containing protein; this translates as MLARNPEEQKRLGYFHTLREICQQPGTWMHTAKLLQGSAREISPLLKGISSLVLSGSGSSEFAGDCVRMVLQKELVIDTQSIAGGTLLTHGRSAVPVGRPGLMVSIARSGDSPESVGALELMLKTEPDFRHLVLTCNRQGSLVNNFRTDSRVTVITLDESTNDQSLVMTSSFTNLVIAARFLGLIDESSRYRSICDGLSRAAAGLLRDHFGTLAAAGKASFRRVLFLGSGSRFAAAREASLKMLEMTAGRVTASCETYLGLRHGPMSAVNEETLIVGFLSTAPQARAYESDVLRELARKQLGLFRIIAGKGVPPDLVRAGDVLIPYDSSDELEDDNVTVLDVVVGQILAFSRCLHEGLQPDSPSQSGVIQRVVQSFALHLPS
- a CDS encoding TonB-dependent receptor; the protein is MNLKKFLVCSLMVVLSLACAPSLVAQGTDLGTLRGLVTDATGAAIPRAKVVILDLATNTSRETTTNSQGEYQMFGLRAGNYKVTVSAAGMGTTDVTGIVLNGSATVSANATLKVASNVDTIEVVAVGSTINTENQTISDTITNRAVVDLPRDSRDVYSFLYLNPNITQAGSSDNVDFKFLGGQSYGANFSVDGQRSNGGIFGAPTNSQPSIEAVGEINVLTNDFSAEYGGIANIRVNTKRGSAGYHGSIFYNNSNSALAAWTLADIAAKGEFAPTPFQSKYPNPYFNLTDVGGSLGGPIPGLKKTWFFTAYERNWEISPVRVSATNLPHPSLYTGDFSLVDDANKPAVPGDVTLTPEEMANDTVGGLGQKFITIPTRLLNPTVQSLIGTYFPKIGLSAPINLVTGAINGPDDLTGYQTQLSGRLVRDRGTLRVDHDFSDRDHVNAVYNALALTSARPLVQNPYTGLGLQQLESRNNTLSFSYTHAFSANVINEARGGFNKERLQRHSNTTLEGFLSGIGFDQSDIDAYGAVVGTSKLTTHGHPAVQFGRNFAIFQNGGRNTDRPMDQNLATFGDTLTWVVRKHTLKMGADFVRNQALDGFAVNRGNVRGLVSYGSARSIDPFAKFLLGEPANTVSYVNFPRPPMDVSNWEQGFFVQDDWKVTPRLTVNMGLRYELITPFVESHDLLANFDPNFVDSNTGTKGRFVIPSDRTRAFLDPRILGQFNVVNASQAGLNIGRGLVRTDKNNFAPRIGAAFRLTDKSVIRGGYGLFYPTSAAQGIRDPIGTNPFNQGLTKASDPDAGNFLSPWPGFEHGFSPLTGGSLTTNFASLPSINAVPVGLEQPRIQQYNVTYERELTSNSFIRFSYLGSALSGLIAGKDLNEIQPSDIPFGTTIGDGITPCDPVNEGDCLPSAADIARQPFPGLGDFLSSFGNVGHGRSNAFQTQFEHRYSHGLLLNMSYTYLQQKSTALDTVNSSLGGVGYNPFEPDRDYGQESFVPHHRFVAYAVYDLPVGRGKRFGSSMSNLANTILGGWQTSFNMFAKSGAGFTPYWACDDCASIEPGNVGVSSVDAVGDFNCCVNGVASFRPPVIGNYKHRVGNQIWDPNAFGDPILGADLFSNPAVATRNLLIGPGAWGVNLGVHKEFHFGERFTASLGVDIDNLFNHPMFAPDADYGGGGGEFAMLGDFNVAVDPATLKPIIATNPDTGLPDITRNDLFGQLVRSFDQEGVNSRRTIRLRARITF